One genomic segment of Odocoileus virginianus isolate 20LAN1187 ecotype Illinois chromosome 33, Ovbor_1.2, whole genome shotgun sequence includes these proteins:
- the SLX1A gene encoding structure-specific endonuclease subunit SLX1 isoform X2 produces the protein MGPAGGAARSGRFFGVYLLYCLNPRHRGRVYVGFTVNPARRVQQHNGGRKKGGAWRTSGRGPWEMVLIVHGFPSAVAALRFEWAWQHPQASRRLTHVGRRLRGEATFAFHLRVLAHMLRAPPWARLPLTLRWLRADFRQDLCLPPPPHMPLAFGPPPPRAPAPRSQAGPSDDTGCELEGEVDARCTLCARALQDEESPLCCPHPGCSLRAHVICLAEEFLQEEPGQLLPLEGACPGSWPGGCL, from the exons ATGGGCCCCGCAGGGGGCGCGGCGAGGTCCGGACGCTTCTTCGGCGTCTAcctgctttactgtctgaaccctCGGCACCGGGGCCGCGTCTACGTGGGGTTCACCGTCAATCCTGCTCGTCGGGTGCAGCAGCACAACGGGGGCCGCAAAAAAGGCGGGGCCTGGCGGACCAGTGGGCGCGGACCGTG GGAGATGGTGCTCATCGTACACGGCTTCCCCTCTGCAGTGGCTGCTCTTAGG TTCGAATGGGCCTGGCAGCACCCACAGGCCTCGCGCCGCTTGACGCACGTGGGTCGGCGCCTGCGCGGAGAGGCCACCTTCGCTTTCCACCTGCGCGTCCTGGCTCACATGCTGCGCGCGCCGCCCTGGGCGCGCCTCCCGCTCACCCTGCGCTGGCTGCGCGCTGACTTCCGCCAGGACCTCTGCCTACCGCCGCCACCTCACATGCCACTGGCCTTCGGGCCTCCACCGCCCCGGGCCCCAGCCCCGAGGAGCCAGGCAGGTCCTTCCGACGACACGGGATGCGAGCTGGAGGGAGAAGTCGACGCCCGCTGCACCCTCTGCGCACGCGCGCTCCAG GATGAAGAGAGCCCCCTGTGTTGCCCGCACCCTGGCTGCTCCCTAAGGGCCCATGTGATCTGCCTGGCAGAGGAGTTCCTGCAGGAGGAACCAGGGCAGCTTCTGCCTCTAGAGGGCGCATGCCCTGG GTCCTGGCCTGGAGGATGCTTGTGA
- the BOLA2B gene encoding bolA-like protein 2, with amino-acid sequence MELSAEYLREKLQRDLEAEHVEVEDTTPNRCASSFRVLVVSAKFEGKPLLQRHRLVNTCLAEELLHIHAFEQKTLTPEQWAREQQK; translated from the exons ATGGAACTCAGTGCCGAGTACCTCCGGGAGAAGCTGCAGCGGGACCTGGAAGCGGAGCACGTG GAAGTGGAGGACACGACTCCCAACCGTTGCGCGTCCAGCTTCCGAGTCCTTGTGGTGTCGGCCAAGTTCGAAGGGAAACCGCTGCTTCAGAGACACCG GCTTGTGAACACTTGCCTAGCAGAAGAGCTCCTGCACATTCACGCTTTTGAGCAGAAAACCCTGACCCCAGAGCAGTGGGCCCGTGAGCAGCAGAAATAA
- the SLX1A gene encoding structure-specific endonuclease subunit SLX1 isoform X1 yields MGPAGGAARSGRFFGVYLLYCLNPRHRGRVYVGFTVNPARRVQQHNGGRKKGGAWRTSGRGPWEMVLIVHGFPSAVAALRFEWAWQHPQASRRLTHVGRRLRGEATFAFHLRVLAHMLRAPPWARLPLTLRWLRADFRQDLCLPPPPHMPLAFGPPPPRAPAPRSQAGPSDDTGCELEGEVDARCTLCARALQDEESPLCCPHPGCSLRAHVICLAEEFLQEEPGQLLPLEGACPGCKNSLLWGDLIWLCRMGTEEEEEDSELEEEHWTDMLET; encoded by the exons ATGGGCCCCGCAGGGGGCGCGGCGAGGTCCGGACGCTTCTTCGGCGTCTAcctgctttactgtctgaaccctCGGCACCGGGGCCGCGTCTACGTGGGGTTCACCGTCAATCCTGCTCGTCGGGTGCAGCAGCACAACGGGGGCCGCAAAAAAGGCGGGGCCTGGCGGACCAGTGGGCGCGGACCGTG GGAGATGGTGCTCATCGTACACGGCTTCCCCTCTGCAGTGGCTGCTCTTAGG TTCGAATGGGCCTGGCAGCACCCACAGGCCTCGCGCCGCTTGACGCACGTGGGTCGGCGCCTGCGCGGAGAGGCCACCTTCGCTTTCCACCTGCGCGTCCTGGCTCACATGCTGCGCGCGCCGCCCTGGGCGCGCCTCCCGCTCACCCTGCGCTGGCTGCGCGCTGACTTCCGCCAGGACCTCTGCCTACCGCCGCCACCTCACATGCCACTGGCCTTCGGGCCTCCACCGCCCCGGGCCCCAGCCCCGAGGAGCCAGGCAGGTCCTTCCGACGACACGGGATGCGAGCTGGAGGGAGAAGTCGACGCCCGCTGCACCCTCTGCGCACGCGCGCTCCAG GATGAAGAGAGCCCCCTGTGTTGCCCGCACCCTGGCTGCTCCCTAAGGGCCCATGTGATCTGCCTGGCAGAGGAGTTCCTGCAGGAGGAACCAGGGCAGCTTCTGCCTCTAGAGGGCGCATGCCCTGG CTGTAAGAACTCACTGCTGTGGGGAGACCTGATCTGGCTCTGCCGGATGGGcaccgaggaggaggaggaggactcgGAATTAGAAGAG GAGCACTGGACCGACATGCTTGAGACCTGA
- the CORO1A gene encoding coronin-1A isoform X2, producing the protein MSRQVVRSSKFRHVFGQPAKADQCYEDVRVSQNTWDSGFCAVNPKFVALICEASGGGAFLVLPLSKTGRVDKNVPMVCGHTAPVLDIAWCPHNDNVIASGSEDCSVMVWEIPDGGLMLPLREPVVTLEGHTKRVGIVAWHPTAQNVLLSAGCDNVILVWDVGTGAAVLTLGSDVHPDTIYSVDWSRDGALICTSCRDKRVRIIEPRKGTIVAEKDRPHEGTRPVRAVFVSDGKILTTGFSRMSERQVALWDTKHLEEPLSLQELDTSSGVLLPFFDPDTNIVYLCGKGDSSIRYFEITSEAPFLHYLSMFSSKESQRGMGYMPKRGLEVNKCEIARFYKLHERKCEPIAMTVPRKSDLFQEDLYPPTAGPDAALTAEEWLGGRDAGPLLISLKDGYVPPKSRELRVNRGLDTARKRTAPEATGAPSSDAISRLEEEMRKLQATVQELQKRLDRLEETVQAK; encoded by the exons ATGAGCCGGCAGGTGGTCCGTTCCAGCAAGTTCCGCCACGTGTTTGGCCAGCCAGCCAAGGCCGACCAGTGCTATGAGGATGTGCGCGTCTCACAGAACACTTGGGATAGTGGGTTCTGTGCCGTCAACCCCAAATTCGTGGCCCTGATCTGTGAGGCCAGCGGGGGAGGGGCCTTCCTGGTGCTGCCCCTGAGCAAG ACTGGTCGTGTAGACAAGAATGTGCCTATGGTCTGTGGCCACACGGCCCCGGTGCTGGACATAGCCTGGTGCCCGCACAATGATAACGTCATTGCCAGTGGCTCCGAGGACTGCTCCGTCATG GTGTGGGAGATCCCTGACGGGGGCCTGATGCTGCCCCTGCGGGAGCCTGTCGTCACCCTGGAGGGCCACACCAAGCGTGTGGGCATCGTGGCCTGGCACCCCACGGCCCAGAACGTGCTGCTCAGTGCAG GTTGCGACAATGTGATCCTGGTGTGGGACGTGGGCACGGGGGCGGCCGTGCTGACGCTGGGCTCCGACGTGCACCCGGACACCATCTATAGTGTGGACTGGAGCCGAGATGGCGCCCTCATCTGTACCTCCTGCCGTGACAAGCGAGTCCGCATCATTGAGCCCCGAAAAGGCACCATAGTAGCT GAGAAAGACCGTCCCCATGAGGGGACCCGGCCCGTGCGTGCCGTGTTTGTATCCGATGGAAAGATCCTGACCACGGGCTTCAGCCGCATGAGCGAGCGGCAGGTGGCACTGTGGGACACG AAGCACCTGGAGGAGCCGCTGTCCCTGCAGGAGCTGGACACAAGCAGTGGTGTCCTGCTGCCCTTCTTCGACCCTGACACCAACATTGTCTACCTCTGTGGCAAG GGGGACAGCTCTATCCGGTACTTCGAGATCACCTCCGAGGCCCCGTTCCTGCACTATCTCTCCATGTTCAGTTCCAAGGAGTCCCAGCGTGGAATGGGCTACATGCCCAAACGTGGTCTGGAGGTGAACAAGTGTGAGATTGCCAG ATTCTACAAGCTGCATGAGCGGAAGTGTGAACCCATTGCCATGACGGTGCCTAGAAAG TCGGACCTGTTCCAGGAAGACCTATACCCACCCACCGCAGGGCCCGACGCTGCCCTCACGGCTGAGGAGTGGCTGGGGGGCCGGGATGCTGGGCCCCTCCTCATCTCCCTCAAGGACGGCTACGTGCCCCCCAAGAGCCGGGAGCTGAGGGTCAACCGGGGCCTGGACACTGCACGCAAGAGGACGGCACCTGAGGCCACTGGTGCTCCCAGCTCG GATGCCATATCCcggctggaggaggagatgaggaAGCTCCAGGCCACggtgcaggagctgcagaagcGCTTGGATAGGCTGGAGGAGACAGTCCAGGCCAAGTAG
- the CORO1A gene encoding coronin-1A isoform X1, with the protein MASCLPASSLGLPVPRPRLPSWTGPLPPDSSSSHRMSRQVVRSSKFRHVFGQPAKADQCYEDVRVSQNTWDSGFCAVNPKFVALICEASGGGAFLVLPLSKTGRVDKNVPMVCGHTAPVLDIAWCPHNDNVIASGSEDCSVMVWEIPDGGLMLPLREPVVTLEGHTKRVGIVAWHPTAQNVLLSAGCDNVILVWDVGTGAAVLTLGSDVHPDTIYSVDWSRDGALICTSCRDKRVRIIEPRKGTIVAEKDRPHEGTRPVRAVFVSDGKILTTGFSRMSERQVALWDTKHLEEPLSLQELDTSSGVLLPFFDPDTNIVYLCGKGDSSIRYFEITSEAPFLHYLSMFSSKESQRGMGYMPKRGLEVNKCEIARFYKLHERKCEPIAMTVPRKSDLFQEDLYPPTAGPDAALTAEEWLGGRDAGPLLISLKDGYVPPKSRELRVNRGLDTARKRTAPEATGAPSSDAISRLEEEMRKLQATVQELQKRLDRLEETVQAK; encoded by the exons ATGGCTTCCTGTCTCCCAGCCTCCAGTTTGGGGCTCCCTGTTCCCAGACCCAGGCTTCCCTCCTGGACGGGTCCCCTGCCCCCAGACAGCTCCTCCTCGCACAG GATGAGCCGGCAGGTGGTCCGTTCCAGCAAGTTCCGCCACGTGTTTGGCCAGCCAGCCAAGGCCGACCAGTGCTATGAGGATGTGCGCGTCTCACAGAACACTTGGGATAGTGGGTTCTGTGCCGTCAACCCCAAATTCGTGGCCCTGATCTGTGAGGCCAGCGGGGGAGGGGCCTTCCTGGTGCTGCCCCTGAGCAAG ACTGGTCGTGTAGACAAGAATGTGCCTATGGTCTGTGGCCACACGGCCCCGGTGCTGGACATAGCCTGGTGCCCGCACAATGATAACGTCATTGCCAGTGGCTCCGAGGACTGCTCCGTCATG GTGTGGGAGATCCCTGACGGGGGCCTGATGCTGCCCCTGCGGGAGCCTGTCGTCACCCTGGAGGGCCACACCAAGCGTGTGGGCATCGTGGCCTGGCACCCCACGGCCCAGAACGTGCTGCTCAGTGCAG GTTGCGACAATGTGATCCTGGTGTGGGACGTGGGCACGGGGGCGGCCGTGCTGACGCTGGGCTCCGACGTGCACCCGGACACCATCTATAGTGTGGACTGGAGCCGAGATGGCGCCCTCATCTGTACCTCCTGCCGTGACAAGCGAGTCCGCATCATTGAGCCCCGAAAAGGCACCATAGTAGCT GAGAAAGACCGTCCCCATGAGGGGACCCGGCCCGTGCGTGCCGTGTTTGTATCCGATGGAAAGATCCTGACCACGGGCTTCAGCCGCATGAGCGAGCGGCAGGTGGCACTGTGGGACACG AAGCACCTGGAGGAGCCGCTGTCCCTGCAGGAGCTGGACACAAGCAGTGGTGTCCTGCTGCCCTTCTTCGACCCTGACACCAACATTGTCTACCTCTGTGGCAAG GGGGACAGCTCTATCCGGTACTTCGAGATCACCTCCGAGGCCCCGTTCCTGCACTATCTCTCCATGTTCAGTTCCAAGGAGTCCCAGCGTGGAATGGGCTACATGCCCAAACGTGGTCTGGAGGTGAACAAGTGTGAGATTGCCAG ATTCTACAAGCTGCATGAGCGGAAGTGTGAACCCATTGCCATGACGGTGCCTAGAAAG TCGGACCTGTTCCAGGAAGACCTATACCCACCCACCGCAGGGCCCGACGCTGCCCTCACGGCTGAGGAGTGGCTGGGGGGCCGGGATGCTGGGCCCCTCCTCATCTCCCTCAAGGACGGCTACGTGCCCCCCAAGAGCCGGGAGCTGAGGGTCAACCGGGGCCTGGACACTGCACGCAAGAGGACGGCACCTGAGGCCACTGGTGCTCCCAGCTCG GATGCCATATCCcggctggaggaggagatgaggaAGCTCCAGGCCACggtgcaggagctgcagaagcGCTTGGATAGGCTGGAGGAGACAGTCCAGGCCAAGTAG